In Nicotiana tabacum cultivar K326 chromosome 21, ASM71507v2, whole genome shotgun sequence, one DNA window encodes the following:
- the LOC107786783 gene encoding transcription factor TCP4: protein MGTSSKFGLRNSGGEIVEVQGGHIIRSIGRKDRHSKVCTAKGPRDRRVRLSAHTAIQFYDVQDRLGYDRPSKAVDWLIKKAQAAIDELEELPPWKPTTGPIANSTNFDQEKKKQKENFDTQQNDVNVSIGGSSSKRAMIMLGNESEARVLHQTNSGNSSGDNANASFLPQSLDSDTIADTIKSFFPVGCSNESTSSSAMQFQSFQEHNLLSRTSSHSQDLRLSLQSFQDPILLQQQAQHHNNPRNHTEEEQTHFQASNFFTGSTPFGFDASGWSVSEHQQQPVEQRPAAARAGGDSTGIALCGGAVAGAAGGYLFNSPPAPPLLQQLFGQNQFFSQRGPLQSSYSPSIRAWIDPSAIAIATADPIHHHQAMLPMYSASISGIGFASELGGFSGFRIPARIQGEIEEHDGISDKPSSASSDSRH from the coding sequence ATGGGAACATCATCAAAATTTGGCTTAAGGAATTCAGGTGGAGAGATTGTTGAAGTTCAAGGTGGGCATATAATAAGGTCTATAGGGAGAAAAGACAGACACAGCAAAGTCTGCACAGCTAAAGGCCCAAGGGACCGCCGTGTACGCCTCTCTGCTCATACTGCTATTCAGTTCTATGATGTTCAAGATCGACTTGGCTATGACCGTCCTAGTAAAGCTGTTGATTGGCTCATTAAAAAGGCTCAAGCTGCCATTGATGAGTTAGAAGAATTGCCACCCTGGAAACCAACCACTGGTCCTATAGCAAATAGTACTAATTTTGATCAagaaaagaagaagcaaaaagaGAACTTTGACACCCAACAAAATGATGTTAATGTTAGTATTGGTGGGTCTTCAAGTAAAAGGGCAATGATAATGCTGGGGAATGAAAGTGAGGCTAGAGTTTTACACCAAACCAATAGTGGTAACTCAAGTGGTGACAATGCAAATGCAAGCTTTTTGCCTCAATCTTTGGATTCCGATACCATTGCTGACACTATTAAGTCTTTTTTCCCTGTGGGTTGTTCAAATGAAAGCACTTCTTCTTCAGCTATGCAGTTCCAAAGCTTTCAAGAACACAATTTACTGTCAAGAACCAGTAGCCACAGTCAAGATTTGAGGCTCTCATTACAATCTTTTCAAGATCCTATTTTGCTTCAGCAGCAAGCTCAGCACCATAATAACCCCAGAAATCACACAGAAGAAGAACAAACTCATTTTCAAGCATCAAATTTCTTTACCGGAAGTACCCCATTTGGGTTTGATGCTTCAGGTTGGTCTGTGTCTGAGCATCAGCAGCAGCCAGTAGAACAGAGACCGGCTGCTGCACGTGCCGGTGGGGACTCCACCGGCATCGCTCTTTGTGGCGGGGCAGTTGCAGGAGCTGCAGGCGGGTACTTGTTTAACTCGCCTCCTGCCCCTCCACTGCTACAACAGTTGTTCGGCCAAAATCAGTTTTTTTCTCAGAGGGGACCCCTTCAGTCCAGTTACTCACCTTCGATTCGTGCATGGATAGATCCATCAGCGATTGCTATTGCCACGGCTGATCCAATTCATCACCATCAAGCTATGCTACCTATGTATTCAGCATCAATATCTGGTATTGGATTTGCCTCAGAATTAGGCGGATTCTCTGGCTTTCGCATTCCTGCACGAATCCAAGGTGAAATTGAGGAGCACGATGGCATTTCCGACAAGCCATCCTCTGCTTCCTCTGATTCTCGCCATTGA